Below is a window of Cumulibacter manganitolerans DNA.
GGCGCCGGAGCCCCGGTCGTGCAGCCCGCCAGCGTGAGCGTCAGGGCCGCGGCGCCGGCCAGGACGTGGCGGCGGGTGAGGCGGGCAGCGAGCGGATCGGGCATCCCCTCGAGTGTGCCAGCACACCGCGTAGCGGCGCCCGCCGGCTCGCCGGTACGCTCGAGGGCACAATTGCCCGCCCACAGGTGCATCCACAGCACGGAATGGAGAACGTCGATGACCAGACGCCCCCCAGGTGCAGGATCGCGAGGTGTGGACCGTCGACAGCAGGAGCTCGAGTCGACGGTGCGTCCGGTGGTCGAGCAGACCGGCTTCGATCTGGAGGCCCTCACCGTCTCGCAGGCCGGACGACGCAGCGTGCTCAAGGTGGTCGTCGACTCCGACGCCGGTGTCAGCCTCGACGACATCGCGACCGTCAGCCGCGCCGTGTCGTCGGCGCTGGACGAGGGCGACGACGGGTTCGGCTCGTCGCCGTACACCCTGGAGGTCACCTCGCCGGGTGTCGACCGGCCGCTGACCGAGCAGCGGCACTGGCGCCGGGCGATCGGCCGGCTGGTCGAGTGGGCCGACGGCGACCGGAAGGTCCAGGGCCGGGTGCTCGGCGTCGACGGCGACCGCGTGACCGTCCAGACCGAGGCCGGCGACGTCGAGCATCATCGAGAGGCGATCTCCCCGGCGCGGGTCCAGGTCGAGTTCAGCAAGCCCGCGGGCAGCAAGGAGCATCAGGAATGAACGTGGACATCGCGGCGCTGCGCACGATCGAGCGGGAGAAGGACATCTCGTTCGACACCGTGATCGAGGCGATCCAGACCGCGCTGCTGTCGGCGTACAAGCACACCGAGGGGCACGCCCCTCGGGCGCGCGTCGAGATCGACCGCAAGACCGGTCTGGTGCAGGTCATCGCGCAGGAGCTCGCCGACGACGGGACCGTCGCCCGCGAATGGGAAGACACACCGCACGACT
It encodes the following:
- the rimP gene encoding ribosome maturation factor RimP; the encoded protein is MDRRQQELESTVRPVVEQTGFDLEALTVSQAGRRSVLKVVVDSDAGVSLDDIATVSRAVSSALDEGDDGFGSSPYTLEVTSPGVDRPLTEQRHWRRAIGRLVEWADGDRKVQGRVLGVDGDRVTVQTEAGDVEHHREAISPARVQVEFSKPAGSKEHQE